The following nucleotide sequence is from Candidatus Cloacimonadota bacterium.
CTGGCATCATTAGGGGAAACTTTATTTTCCAAAATATGTAGAATGGTTTGGCACCGAGATCTTGCGCTGCCTCTACCAAAGAATGATCGAAATCTTCCAAACGAGATTGTATTACAATTACCGTATATGATATACAAAATGTAATATGAGCAATCAGCACCGTGAACATGCCGGTGTTTACTCTGGTGAAATTGAACAACAGTGCCAAAGATACGCCCATCAGGATATCTGGTATCATTAGGGGAGTGTAGATAAGAGCAATGAGCCCCCTTCTGCCGCTAAAGCCTTTGTTTTCTAAGCCTAAAGCGGTTAGTATGCCTAAAGTGGTGGAGATAAGAGTACTAAGCCCGGCAATCAGCATTGTGTTGCGAAAGGCTTCACCTATGGTAGGATTTTTAAACAACAGGAGGTAGTACTTAAAAGTAAAACCTTGCCAACCGGTAATTATGCGGGCGTCATTGAAACTGAAGATAATAAGAATTAGAATGGGGATATACAGAAAAATCATCACCAGAGTAAAGACTGTTAGATTCATGCCCTTAAACAATTTCGTCAAAGATAATCTCATTGCCATTGCCTCCGGTTCTGATGGCGCCGATAGAGCCCATACATAACCAGCAACAACACTGCCACCAGTAACAATAAAGTGAGCGAAAGTGCAGATGCCATCGGCCAGTTGCGAGGAATATTCTTGATCTTATAAGTAATCACCTGACCTATATATAAAGATTGTTGATTGCCTACCAATTGTGGGATAAGATAGGCTCCTAACGAAGGGATAAACACAAGTAGGGTGCCGGCAAATATTCCTCCTACTGCCAATGGTAGGGTAATGCGGAAAAATGCTTTTACTTCATTTGCTCCCAAATCCATGGCTGCATTTAGAAGGGTGAAATCCAATTTCTCCAACACACTGTATAGTGGAAGAATCATATATGGCAAATACACATATACCATTACCATGATAACAGCCAGATCGGTTCTTAAGATTTCCAGGGGTTGAGTAATAAGGCCTAAATTTATCAGAGTATCGTTCATAACGCCACTGTATGCCAAAAAGATGCGCCAAGAGAAGATGCGGATAATGAGATTGGTCCAAAAAGGGATAATAATAAAGACCAGCAGCATATTTTTGGTTTTTTCTTTGGCTCGGGCTATGTAATAGGCAACTGGAAAACCCAGAATAATGCATAGCATGGTTGTGTAAAAAGCAAGCTTGAAAGAAAGTAGAAAAGGACGTAAGTAGTCACCCCTAAAGATTTGTCGATAGGCATCCAGCGATACTTCAAATTTCACATCATAAATATCCGGGCTAAGAAAACTGTAAATAATAACGATTAGATAGGGGATAAGAAAGAAGCAAGTAAGCCAGATTAACGTAGGTAAACTAAGCAACCAGCTACTGAGGTTTCTACGCTTATCTTGTACACTCTGCAAATTTGTTTGCATCAGCTTTTTCCCCGCTTTACATAGCGTTGTAAATTGCCGCCCTCATTAATATCTACCTCAGGCACTTCGCCTTGTAGAGTATCTATCAACCAAGTATCGGTATCGTGCCAAAATAGCCACACGTTTTCTTCCCAATCCAAAGCCTTGTCGTCAAAATATACACGTTTATGTTGAGAAAACACTCTAAACTTCAGCTTGCCAACCCGCACAATGTACTGAGTATGCGTGCCCAAATACAAAATATCTTCAATTTGCCCCTTTAGTATGTTAATGTCGTCCTGGTGGCGCGGTTTATTGCGGGCAATGGCGATCTTTTCGGGTCTTAAGGATAGGGTAATCTTTGTGCCTTTTTCTGGAGCTTGTTTAAAACTGCTGTCTATCTGAAAAGTCTTTCCTGTGCCATCATTGCACTCTAATTCTATGTAGTCCTCATAAACTTCCAAGACTTCCCCGCTGATGAGATTGGTCTCGCCAATAAAGTATGCGGCAAAGATGTTAACGGGACGCTCGTAGATATCATCCGGAGGTCCGCTCTGCACAATTCTGCCTTCATTCATCACGGCTAAGCGGTCAGAAATACTCATGGCTTCACTTTG
It contains:
- a CDS encoding ABC transporter permease — protein: MTKLFKGMNLTVFTLVMIFLYIPILILIIFSFNDARIITGWQGFTFKYYLLLFKNPTIGEAFRNTMLIAGLSTLISTTLGILTALGLENKGFSGRRGLIALIYTPLMIPDILMGVSLALLFNFTRVNTGMFTVLIAHITFCISYTVIVIQSRLEDFDHSLVEAAQDLGAKPFYIFWKIKFPLMMPGIVAAALLAFTLSIDDFIITFFTSGRGFDTLPIYVEGTIRRGTITTINSLSTLMIAFTLFLVVATKRVRKIIVNSL
- a CDS encoding ABC transporter permease, whose protein sequence is MQTNLQSVQDKRRNLSSWLLSLPTLIWLTCFFLIPYLIVIIYSFLSPDIYDVKFEVSLDAYRQIFRGDYLRPFLLSFKLAFYTTMLCIILGFPVAYYIARAKEKTKNMLLVFIIIPFWTNLIIRIFSWRIFLAYSGVMNDTLINLGLITQPLEILRTDLAVIMVMVYVYLPYMILPLYSVLEKLDFTLLNAAMDLGANEVKAFFRITLPLAVGGIFAGTLLVFIPSLGAYLIPQLVGNQQSLYIGQVITYKIKNIPRNWPMASALSLTLLLLVAVLLLVMYGLYRRHQNRRQWQ
- a CDS encoding ABC transporter ATP-binding protein, translating into MENIVLEDLSKDFGSFRAVDSVNLTIKSGELFSFLGPSGCGKTTLLRMIAGFEMPTTGSIRLGNHDISSLPPYKREVNTIFQNYSLFPHMTLFDNVAFGLRIKRTPKSEIKERVYEMLNLVKMQDQASKYPNQISGGQKQRIAIARALINKPRVLLLDEPLAALDLKLRQHMLIELMNIHDAVGITFIYVTHDQSEAMSISDRLAVMNEGRIVQSGPPDDIYERPVNIFAAYFIGETNLISGEVLEVYEDYIELECNDGTGKTFQIDSSFKQAPEKGTKITLSLRPEKIAIARNKPRHQDDINILKGQIEDILYLGTHTQYIVRVGKLKFRVFSQHKRVYFDDKALDWEENVWLFWHDTDTWLIDTLQGEVPEVDINEGGNLQRYVKRGKS